A region from the Clostridium beijerinckii genome encodes:
- a CDS encoding sodium-independent anion transporter — protein sequence MMPKFFYMIKNKEITKAQVMKDIIAGIIVAVIALPLSIALGISSGVSPEKGLITAIFAGFIISFLGGSRVQIGGPTAAFVIIIYSIIQEHGLNGLITATIMAGIILIIMGLLKFGSLIKYIPQTITIGFTAGIAVTLMSTQIKDFLALQIDTVPAEFFAKWGSYFANIGSLNKWSLIVGAGSIIIIVFWPKINKAIPGSMVALIVATIFVKALNLPVETIGSRFQEISSAIPMPILPDFSIATINKLFAPAMTIAILAALESLLSAVVADGMISDTHDSNMELIAQGIANITCGLFGGIPATGAIARTAANVKSSGRSPISGMVHAITLLVTMLVLMPLAKMIPMTTLAAILMVVAYNMSSWRAFMGLLKAPKSDVIVLLITFGCTVVFDLVVAISIGMIMAMFLFVKRVSDTTKIRDLVDEEVFDEDIATVLEKAEGKIHVYQVNGPLFFGVVQEFIARMKELESSVEVVILDLRHTHAIDASAIDALTRLLKHCNKLNIKLCLTHVQGQPMKVLNKMGFAVEIGASHIYETKTEAIEVAYEYIKCLEAS from the coding sequence ATGATGCCTAAGTTCTTTTATATGATTAAGAACAAGGAAATTACAAAAGCGCAAGTTATGAAGGATATCATAGCTGGAATTATAGTTGCTGTAATAGCATTACCATTGTCAATAGCACTTGGTATATCATCAGGCGTGTCACCTGAGAAGGGTCTTATTACAGCAATATTTGCAGGATTTATAATCTCATTTTTAGGAGGTAGTAGAGTTCAAATAGGTGGACCTACAGCAGCTTTTGTTATTATAATTTATTCAATTATTCAGGAGCATGGTTTAAATGGACTTATTACTGCGACAATAATGGCTGGAATTATATTAATTATAATGGGATTATTAAAATTTGGTTCATTAATTAAGTATATACCACAAACAATAACTATAGGATTTACTGCTGGTATAGCAGTAACATTAATGTCAACACAAATTAAGGATTTTTTAGCACTACAAATTGACACTGTGCCAGCAGAATTCTTTGCAAAATGGGGAAGTTATTTTGCCAATATAGGGTCATTAAATAAATGGTCTTTGATAGTAGGTGCAGGATCTATTATTATAATAGTGTTTTGGCCTAAAATTAATAAGGCAATACCAGGTTCAATGGTTGCATTGATAGTTGCAACTATTTTTGTAAAAGCATTGAACTTACCGGTAGAAACTATAGGAAGTAGATTTCAAGAAATTTCATCGGCAATACCAATGCCAATACTTCCAGACTTTAGTATAGCTACAATAAATAAATTATTTGCACCTGCTATGACAATTGCTATTTTAGCAGCATTAGAATCATTATTGTCAGCAGTAGTAGCAGATGGAATGATTTCTGATACACATGATTCTAATATGGAGCTTATTGCTCAAGGGATAGCTAATATTACGTGTGGATTATTTGGTGGAATACCAGCTACAGGTGCTATAGCAAGAACTGCAGCTAATGTAAAATCAAGTGGAAGAAGTCCTATATCAGGGATGGTACATGCTATAACATTACTAGTTACTATGTTAGTTCTAATGCCTCTTGCAAAAATGATACCAATGACTACTCTTGCAGCAATATTAATGGTTGTAGCATATAACATGAGTTCATGGAGAGCGTTTATGGGGTTATTAAAAGCTCCTAAGAGTGATGTTATTGTATTATTAATTACATTTGGATGTACAGTTGTATTTGATTTAGTTGTTGCAATAAGTATTGGAATGATTATGGCAATGTTTTTATTCGTCAAGAGAGTATCAGATACTACTAAAATTAGAGATTTAGTAGATGAGGAAGTTTTTGATGAAGATATAGCCACTGTATTAGAAAAAGCAGAGGGGAAAATACATGTATATCAAGTAAATGGACCACTGTTCTTTGGCGTAGTGCAAGAGTTCATTGCAAGAATGAAAGAGCTTGAATCTTCTGTTGAGGTTGTTATTTTAGATCTGAGACATACCCATGCAATTGATGCTTCTGCAATAGATGCATTAACTAGATTGCTTAAGCATTGTAATAAGTTAAACATAAAACTCTGTTTAACTCATGTG
- a CDS encoding 4-hydroxy-tetrahydrodipicolinate synthase: protein MKIEGVLVPLITPFKDGKVDLKSYERMVNHYIKEGVSGIIPLATTGESPTILDAEYEEVLAKTMECNNNRVPVYVGLGGNHTSEVVKKLKVAERYNVDGILSVAPYYSRPNQRGLYEHFKSISEATNLDIIIYNIPYRTGTNVENQTVHRLAELKNIIGVKDCSGDMKQTTDLLINPPKDFSILTGEDAYFYTTLLLGGQGGIMGSAHLRTKEFIEVYNLVKSNNHQDALKKWQSLYNMIPLLFAEPNPTPLKYSLNKLGLIDSDEVRLPLVNITEQLENKLNSIIKL from the coding sequence ATGAAAATTGAAGGAGTATTAGTACCATTAATAACGCCGTTTAAAGATGGGAAGGTAGATTTAAAATCATATGAAAGAATGGTTAATCATTATATAAAAGAAGGGGTAAGTGGAATAATCCCACTTGCAACTACTGGAGAATCACCTACTATCTTAGATGCTGAATATGAAGAAGTTTTGGCTAAAACTATGGAGTGCAATAATAATAGAGTACCAGTTTATGTAGGCTTAGGTGGAAATCATACTAGCGAAGTAGTTAAGAAATTAAAGGTAGCAGAAAGGTATAACGTGGATGGAATATTATCTGTAGCGCCCTATTATTCAAGACCAAATCAAAGGGGACTATATGAACATTTTAAAAGTATATCTGAAGCAACTAATTTAGATATTATAATTTATAATATTCCATATAGGACTGGAACTAATGTTGAAAATCAAACTGTTCATAGATTGGCAGAATTAAAAAACATTATAGGTGTAAAAGATTGTTCAGGAGATATGAAACAAACAACTGATTTGTTGATTAATCCGCCAAAGGACTTCTCAATTTTAACAGGAGAGGATGCATATTTTTACACAACACTTTTACTTGGTGGACAAGGCGGTATAATGGGCTCTGCTCATTTAAGAACTAAAGAGTTTATTGAAGTATATAACTTGGTTAAATCTAATAATCATCAAGATGCACTAAAAAAATGGCAATCATTATATAATATGATACCACTTTTATTTGCAGAGCCCAATCCTACGCCATTAAAATATTCTTTAAACAAGTTAGGCTTAATAGATTCAGATGAAGTTAGATTGCCATTGGTTAACATAACAGAACAATTAGAAAATAAATTAAATAGTATTATTAAATTATAA
- a CDS encoding HAD family hydrolase has translation MYTNYIFDFYGTLVDISTNKNIKSLWEKLALFYSFNGACYTYKDLKSSYRKKFKETQLSITTTDYPDFPIDNIFQSLFEDKNVHVSSDNVKAATQMFRILSIKYLKLYDGVLELLDSLKEKNKKIYLLSNAQRTFTLYEMRILGIEKYFDGIYFSSDHYMCKPDKAFYNKLIKNFNLDIKDSIMIGNDFIADIDGAHSVGLDSLYINSNLSPEITSKLKSDYNIMDGDVHKIKSLILK, from the coding sequence ATGTATACTAATTATATCTTTGACTTTTATGGAACATTAGTTGATATAAGTACTAATAAAAATATTAAATCTCTTTGGGAAAAACTTGCCTTATTTTATTCATTTAATGGTGCTTGTTATACTTATAAAGATCTAAAATCCTCTTATAGAAAAAAATTTAAAGAAACTCAATTATCTATAACTACTACTGATTATCCGGATTTCCCTATTGATAATATATTTCAATCACTATTTGAGGATAAAAATGTACATGTATCTTCTGACAATGTTAAAGCTGCAACACAAATGTTTAGAATTCTTTCAATTAAATATTTAAAACTTTATGATGGTGTTCTTGAATTGCTTGATTCATTGAAAGAAAAAAACAAAAAAATTTATTTATTATCAAATGCTCAAAGAACTTTTACGTTATATGAAATGAGAATTCTAGGTATAGAAAAATATTTTGATGGAATTTATTTCTCTTCTGATCATTATATGTGTAAACCTGATAAAGCATTTTATAATAAATTAATAAAGAATTTTAATTTAGATATAAAAGATTCAATAATGATAGGCAATGATTTTATTGCAGATATAGATGGTGCTCATTCCGTCGGATTAGATTCATTATATATTAATTCAAATTTATCCCCAGAAATAACTTCAAAACTTAAAAGTGATTACAATATAATGGATGGAGATGTACATAAAATAAAGTCTTTAATTCTTAAATAA